One genomic window of Bacteroidia bacterium includes the following:
- a CDS encoding Eco57I restriction-modification methylase domain-containing protein: MEISVKHIAKNKFGQYFTPKVVADFMVGLAETSVSSVHRISANSKILEPSCGEGIFLETLKQKGYNDLTAYEIDQDLAREFPFVRYESFVSANIDEKFDLIIGNPPYIRWKNLEDELKQELSLNPIWNKYFNSLCDYLYIFILKSIELLNENGQLIFICPEYWMNTTHSISLRNYMVQHGYFEEIYHFNETPIFDKVTVSIIIFKFVRSTTLTNQTYAERSRSINVAKFYANQKLTSETLEKLQQQIPFKDAEYLQVSQFKTNERWLLQSDEVREELQQLETVCKKQNPNSLLSFFEEEKIEFHTIGEVCDIGNGLVSGLDKAFQVNGHELNNAEKAATINVVKAKDLIPFFAKQITRYIFVNDGLEETEFQKTYPNYYLHFQKYKADLEKRYQYNRKINYWEWVFLRNFNLFSKSDKRIFVPCKERISNKNYFRFALVEGGIFPTQDVTAIFRKPETKESIEYILAYLNQTIIFDWLKCNGIVKGNIVEFSEKPIASIPFRKINWNNKNEVLLHNSITGFTQQFLTNKDEKLLAKISALFNQLFETRK; the protein is encoded by the coding sequence ATGGAAATTTCAGTAAAACATATAGCCAAAAACAAATTTGGGCAGTACTTTACACCAAAAGTAGTGGCTGACTTTATGGTTGGGTTGGCTGAAACTTCGGTAAGTTCAGTTCATCGCATTTCCGCAAATTCTAAAATTTTAGAGCCATCTTGTGGCGAGGGAATATTCTTAGAAACGCTGAAACAAAAAGGCTACAATGACTTGACGGCTTATGAAATTGACCAAGATTTAGCAAGGGAATTTCCGTTTGTTCGCTATGAAAGTTTTGTTTCTGCAAACATTGACGAAAAGTTTGATTTAATTATCGGAAATCCACCATACATACGTTGGAAAAATTTGGAAGACGAACTAAAACAAGAACTTTCACTTAATCCAATTTGGAATAAATACTTTAACTCGCTTTGCGATTACCTTTATATTTTCATTCTCAAATCTATTGAATTATTAAACGAAAACGGACAACTGATTTTCATTTGTCCCGAATATTGGATGAATACAACTCATTCCATTTCGTTGCGTAATTATATGGTTCAACACGGCTACTTTGAAGAAATTTATCATTTCAATGAAACACCAATTTTTGATAAAGTAACCGTTTCTATTATTATTTTTAAGTTTGTTCGTTCGACTACGCTCACGAACCAAACTTATGCTGAGCGTAGTCGAAGTATAAATGTTGCAAAATTTTACGCCAATCAAAAACTAACTTCTGAAACACTTGAAAAATTACAACAACAAATTCCTTTTAAGGACGCAGAGTATTTGCAAGTTTCACAATTCAAAACAAACGAACGTTGGTTGTTGCAAAGTGATGAAGTTCGGGAAGAATTACAGCAATTAGAAACAGTTTGTAAAAAGCAAAATCCAAATTCGTTGCTCAGTTTTTTTGAAGAAGAAAAAATAGAGTTTCACACCATTGGCGAAGTTTGCGACATCGGAAATGGACTTGTAAGCGGTTTGGATAAAGCATTTCAAGTAAATGGACACGAACTAAACAATGCCGAAAAAGCGGCAACAATTAACGTAGTTAAAGCAAAAGATTTGATACCGTTTTTTGCAAAACAAATTACGAGATACATTTTCGTCAATGACGGTTTAGAAGAAACTGAGTTTCAAAAGACATATCCAAACTATTATTTGCATTTTCAGAAATACAAAGCCGATTTAGAAAAACGCTACCAATACAACCGAAAAATAAATTATTGGGAGTGGGTTTTCTTGCGAAATTTCAATTTATTCAGCAAATCCGACAAACGAATTTTTGTTCCTTGCAAAGAGCGAATTTCCAACAAAAATTATTTTCGTTTTGCGTTGGTTGAAGGTGGTATTTTTCCGACACAAGACGTAACGGCAATTTTCAGAAAACCCGAAACCAAAGAGAGTATTGAATATATTTTGGCATATCTCAATCAAACCATAATTTTTGATTGGCTAAAATGCAATGGCATTGTTAAAGGAAATATCGTTGAGTTTTCTGAAAAACCAATTGCAAGTATTCCGTTCCGAAAAATAAACTGGAACAACAAAAACGAAGTTTTACTTCACAATTCAATTACTGGTTTTACGCAACAATTTTTGACAAACAAAGATGAAAAGTTGCTTGCAAAAATAAGCGCATTGTTTAATCAACTTTTTGAAACCCGAAAATGA
- a CDS encoding LytTR family DNA-binding domain-containing protein, translating into MITCVALDPDIESLDKIKALCQKFPEMEVAAAYTNPSEAAQYIRTFPVDVILMEINLPFISGFDFYRSLAQSLILIIATTTREFAFEAFEVAASDYLLKPIIEQRFRQTIQKIQNQILIRHNNSRNNEQSLIVRSEYSLVKIPFRDILYLETLDDYVKIHQFGKKPVLTLSSLRQIIEKLPENEFVRVHRSYVVAINKVDSVRGKTITTGAAEIPIGAKYEAEFFSRYVTTYS; encoded by the coding sequence ATGATTACGTGTGTTGCACTTGACCCTGACATAGAATCGTTGGATAAAATAAAAGCATTGTGCCAAAAATTTCCGGAAATGGAAGTTGCTGCGGCTTATACAAATCCTTCCGAAGCCGCCCAATACATCCGAACATTTCCTGTTGATGTAATCCTGATGGAGATAAATTTACCGTTTATCAGCGGTTTTGACTTTTATCGTTCATTAGCACAATCGTTAATTTTGATAATAGCCACGACCACACGCGAATTTGCCTTTGAAGCCTTTGAAGTAGCCGCCAGCGACTATCTACTAAAACCAATTATTGAGCAACGCTTCCGCCAAACCATTCAAAAAATACAAAACCAAATTTTAATACGCCACAACAATAGCCGGAATAATGAACAAAGCCTGATTGTGCGTTCAGAATACTCATTGGTAAAAATTCCCTTTCGAGATATTCTTTACCTTGAAACCTTAGACGATTACGTAAAAATTCATCAATTTGGTAAAAAACCGGTCTTAACACTTTCTTCTTTACGGCAAATCATCGAAAAACTTCCTGAAAATGAATTTGTTAGAGTCCATCGCTCATACGTAGTAGCGATCAACAAAGTGGATTCTGTGCGTGGCAAAACAATCACTACCGGAGCTGCCGAAATACCTATCGGGGCTAAATATGAAGCAGAATTCTTCAGTCGGTATGTTACCACTTACAGCTAA
- a CDS encoding hemerythrin domain-containing protein yields MKHYTTVSEALNDLYKRGYTIDFSLLSESDCIYCHNGSRSLNADEFVIDEVHRFEGETDPGDEMVIFAISSTQENIKGTLLNAYGIYSDSNNSKIVEKLNYHENKTTTPIKRAKELVQLSREHYHGLRLCWKIKMGLSKNIETERIKKYINWFYENYLLPHFEVEEKYLFSRIEKTSENRDKALAQHKRIRQIIEKETTTTDDLIELQNLINDHTRFEERVLFNEIQEAGLLENQEVINELSKETKFCENESDPFWK; encoded by the coding sequence ATGAAACATTACACAACCGTTTCCGAAGCACTAAACGACTTGTACAAAAGAGGTTATACAATAGATTTTTCGCTATTATCAGAAAGCGATTGTATCTACTGCCATAACGGAAGTCGTAGCCTCAATGCAGATGAATTTGTGATAGACGAGGTACACCGTTTTGAAGGCGAAACCGACCCCGGCGATGAAATGGTAATCTTCGCAATCTCATCAACCCAAGAAAATATCAAAGGCACTCTGCTCAATGCCTATGGAATTTACTCAGACTCTAATAACTCAAAAATCGTAGAAAAACTAAATTATCACGAAAACAAAACAACTACGCCAATCAAAAGAGCCAAAGAATTAGTACAATTGAGCCGAGAACATTATCATGGATTGCGCCTCTGCTGGAAAATTAAAATGGGACTTTCCAAAAATATTGAAACAGAAAGAATTAAAAAATACATCAACTGGTTTTACGAAAATTATCTGTTGCCTCACTTTGAAGTTGAAGAAAAATACCTCTTTTCACGAATAGAAAAAACAAGTGAAAATAGAGATAAAGCCCTCGCTCAACATAAACGAATAAGACAAATTATTGAAAAAGAAACCACTACCACAGATGATTTAATAGAACTCCAAAACCTGATTAATGACCATACCCGCTTTGAAGAAAGAGTGTTATTCAATGAAATCCAAGAAGCAGGACTGTTGGAAAACCAAGAGGTAATCAATGAATTGAGTAAAGAAACTAAATTCTGCGAAAACGAATCAGACCCATTCTGGAAATGA
- a CDS encoding tetratricopeptide repeat protein — protein sequence MEKPPFVLFHDFYYSFSSSGRRLFWILFIALIIAVFAGIIGFYLPDLGVTISETPDYHEETIPVKSFEYGYRSMDLYAKVFQVYCTRVAGMIQPLLWLYWFWAVFLVLGWSAVLAASSRINSWVAYLVWAVYGCYVYAQHIPKYLWSTDPFYLITLAWILSMLIPAYLFYARTFNWSLFAQFSLFAGIQLLQYIIVGISGGIPAIHHAITSPLWIFAAITFLFIVFTSKDLANLIVYLCTNRRETTNRKSVGFIVGIFGILLFFLVWLLLNDIGKLPYGLGSIEWIHFWAIAAIITVFTTQNMYSGVKDWIQANLAFSILILGVGIIAAAFIAGSLLSGEYLMISFLRRLVLTAYTVTTFMYLIYLLVNFWPLLKAKVAVYYLLMFPNRFRFVAVWFTVFGTLIFVQGNHHWRDYYILNAVSWNFRGDNSLIEGDDLDAKACYLQARMSANGDVKSNFNIAALLVRENGNLNQIFNYDEAACSFTEFIPARLNQANLLLALGKPAEALRVCRLVKSPTSDILLSQAAAFAQLNVLDSAIISLKQAIQNAPKNPTGYVNLAYIYLTQKRPDVATQVLTAASQNAELSPFLLTQLYSFNLANPSYAISLKSIHTENLPYSKEFYWTRYHESLNAYVANHFSQSSQICDSLLVIEQVPEVLWLKMNLTASQDSFVNLVSRTKYLLSQYPEESTLTNQAAGIHYFRKGMPEVARLYLTEAARNDKSGEFAFQAACAEIDAMRADSGILHLNLVRALHSGFYKRVAKESAITLRANGQTELAILDWNFADAKPSEFLRTARIARQMNNLPAAISVLSQLAEQDSHTTLPYLEAGRFLLARKDTTALENIKAGLIRNPKDHLLNLDLIRALILLGKNEEASQAFQQIKPTSTLDEDYLRLKADVFLMQGDTGDAMKILLPMYIRNKLDTELNIQLAEIFYATQKWQEGYRLAYDYTEINEQNPTLWLWFARFSKAQWINREAGFGALKAIETSLNPAFKQQVKKEFAEEIKIFQSQETE from the coding sequence ATGGAAAAACCACCTTTTGTGTTATTTCACGATTTCTATTATTCATTTTCCAGTAGTGGTCGCCGGCTATTTTGGATTTTGTTTATAGCATTAATCATTGCCGTTTTTGCAGGAATAATAGGATTTTATCTTCCAGATTTAGGTGTAACCATAAGTGAAACTCCTGATTATCATGAAGAAACAATTCCGGTAAAGTCTTTTGAATACGGTTATCGCAGTATGGATTTGTATGCTAAGGTTTTTCAGGTTTACTGCACACGTGTTGCTGGCATGATTCAGCCTTTGCTATGGTTATACTGGTTTTGGGCGGTTTTTTTGGTGCTGGGTTGGTCTGCGGTGCTGGCAGCTTCCAGCCGAATTAACTCTTGGGTTGCTTATCTTGTATGGGCTGTTTATGGCTGTTATGTCTATGCCCAGCATATCCCCAAATATTTATGGAGCACGGACCCTTTTTATCTGATTACCTTAGCGTGGATTTTGTCTATGCTCATTCCGGCATATTTGTTTTATGCCCGAACATTCAATTGGAGTTTATTTGCCCAGTTTAGTTTGTTTGCCGGAATCCAACTACTTCAATACATAATCGTAGGCATTAGTGGCGGAATCCCCGCAATTCACCATGCAATAACAAGCCCACTATGGATATTCGCAGCCATAACTTTTTTATTTATCGTATTTACCTCCAAAGATTTAGCTAACCTGATTGTATATCTTTGCACCAATAGAAGAGAAACTACAAATCGAAAATCGGTTGGTTTTATCGTTGGAATCTTTGGGATACTGCTATTTTTCTTAGTTTGGCTATTGTTAAATGATATTGGCAAACTTCCATACGGTTTAGGCTCTATCGAATGGATACATTTTTGGGCAATAGCGGCTATTATCACTGTTTTTACTACCCAGAATATGTATTCCGGAGTTAAAGATTGGATACAAGCAAACTTAGCCTTTTCAATTTTGATTTTAGGCGTAGGGATTATTGCTGCTGCGTTTATAGCCGGCTCATTACTTTCCGGTGAATATCTAATGATTTCATTTTTAAGACGTTTGGTACTAACAGCTTATACAGTAACTACCTTTATGTATTTGATTTATCTGCTGGTTAATTTTTGGCCATTGTTAAAAGCTAAGGTTGCGGTGTATTACTTATTGATGTTTCCCAATCGGTTTCGGTTTGTAGCGGTTTGGTTCACTGTATTTGGCACATTGATTTTTGTACAAGGGAATCATCACTGGCGGGATTATTATATTTTAAATGCCGTATCTTGGAATTTTCGGGGCGATAATAGTTTGATAGAGGGCGATGATTTAGACGCAAAGGCGTGTTATTTGCAGGCGCGGATGTCTGCAAATGGAGATGTAAAGTCTAATTTTAACATAGCGGCACTGTTGGTTCGAGAAAATGGAAACCTCAATCAGATTTTTAACTACGACGAAGCAGCTTGTTCCTTTACAGAATTTATTCCGGCGCGGCTCAATCAGGCTAATTTGCTTCTTGCATTAGGGAAACCGGCTGAGGCACTTCGGGTATGCCGTTTGGTTAAGTCCCCTACTTCGGATATTTTACTTTCCCAAGCTGCTGCTTTTGCACAACTGAATGTCCTTGACTCCGCAATTATCAGCTTAAAACAAGCTATACAAAACGCACCCAAAAACCCAACCGGCTATGTAAATCTTGCTTACATCTATTTAACCCAAAAAAGACCGGATGTTGCTACCCAAGTGCTAACAGCAGCTTCACAAAATGCCGAATTATCACCGTTTTTACTGACCCAGCTATATTCCTTCAACTTAGCAAACCCAAGCTATGCAATTTCCTTAAAATCAATTCATACTGAAAATCTTCCGTACTCCAAAGAATTCTATTGGACACGTTATCATGAGTCTTTAAATGCTTACGTTGCTAACCACTTTTCCCAGAGTTCGCAGATCTGTGATTCACTTCTTGTAATAGAGCAAGTTCCCGAAGTTTTATGGCTAAAAATGAACCTAACGGCTTCACAGGATTCTTTTGTAAACTTGGTAAGCCGAACAAAATATCTATTAAGTCAATATCCGGAAGAATCTACTTTAACGAACCAAGCGGCAGGCATACACTATTTCAGAAAGGGAATGCCGGAAGTAGCTCGTTTATACTTAACGGAAGCTGCCCGAAATGATAAAAGTGGTGAATTTGCCTTTCAAGCTGCCTGTGCCGAAATTGATGCAATGAGAGCAGATTCCGGTATCTTACATCTCAACTTAGTAAGAGCCTTACATTCAGGGTTTTATAAACGTGTTGCCAAAGAATCAGCGATTACGTTGCGGGCAAACGGGCAAACGGAATTGGCTATACTCGACTGGAACTTCGCAGACGCAAAACCATCAGAATTCTTACGCACCGCACGCATAGCCAGACAAATGAACAATCTACCCGCTGCAATCTCTGTATTGAGCCAATTAGCAGAGCAAGATTCACACACAACATTACCATACTTAGAAGCCGGCCGCTTTCTGCTCGCCAGAAAAGATACCACAGCCCTCGAAAACATCAAAGCCGGCCTAATCCGTAACCCCAAAGACCACCTCCTTAATCTCGATTTAATCCGAGCATTGATACTATTAGGCAAAAATGAAGAAGCATCTCAGGCCTTTCAGCAAATAAAACCAACTTCAACGTTAGATGAAGACTACCTGCGCCTAAAAGCAGATGTTTTCCTTATGCAGGGTGATACCGGCGATGCAATGAAAATCCTACTGCCAATGTATATCCGAAATAAATTAGATACCGAACTCAACATTCAATTAGCAGAAATCTTCTATGCTACCCAAAAGTGGCAGGAAGGTTATCGTTTAGCTTATGATTATACCGAAATAAACGAACAAAATCCAACGTTATGGCTTTGGTTTGCCCGCTTTTCCAAAGCGCAGTGGATAAACAGAGAGGCCGGATTCGGCGCATTAAAAGCCATCGAAACCAGCCTAAACCCAGCATTCAAGCAGCAAGTAAAAAAAGAATTTGCAGAAGAAATAAAAATATTCCAATCCCAAGAAACTGAATAG
- a CDS encoding IS5 family transposase, which translates to MIKHAQIQMSFSQPYVSKRSSKNAFLKQINEVIDWESIVKILQKHYPKGLRPDGRPAYNPIILFKMLLLGVWYKSLSDRDIEDRTNTDLSWMTFVGLSLEDEVPDHSTLCRFRNELAGSNAYDLLLQELNQQLDKHAITVKSGCIIDASITDSPRKPTGKPTYEIAEDRKENEQTEEAIQTQTAELKLVKVNQPGVDDEARWLKKGKETRFGYKKHVITDGNGLVLALETTPANVHDHNHFNTLITKAQVPPKVAIYADKAYKSKAHTTYLKAKGLKDRVCYKAVKNKPLTKLQLKFNQLCGKHRYKIERTFAGTKSWFGGGTARYVGIAKTHAQHALEAIAYNLYRLPKLLVNNMLTPKTAPPQMQLF; encoded by the coding sequence GTGATAAAGCACGCCCAAATACAGATGAGTTTTAGCCAGCCCTACGTTTCTAAACGCAGTTCTAAAAACGCGTTTCTAAAGCAAATAAATGAGGTAATTGATTGGGAATCAATCGTAAAAATACTTCAAAAACACTACCCAAAAGGGCTTAGACCGGACGGCAGACCCGCCTACAACCCCATTATTCTTTTCAAAATGCTACTGCTCGGCGTTTGGTATAAAAGCCTGAGCGACAGAGACATAGAAGACAGGACCAACACCGATTTAAGCTGGATGACCTTCGTTGGGCTGAGTCTTGAAGACGAAGTACCCGACCACAGCACCCTGTGCCGCTTCCGCAACGAACTGGCAGGAAGCAATGCCTACGACTTGCTGTTGCAAGAACTTAACCAACAGCTTGATAAACATGCTATTACGGTAAAATCCGGCTGCATAATAGATGCCTCCATTACCGACAGCCCCCGCAAACCCACCGGAAAACCCACCTACGAAATTGCCGAAGACAGAAAAGAAAACGAACAAACGGAAGAAGCTATACAAACACAAACGGCTGAATTAAAGCTTGTTAAAGTAAATCAACCTGGCGTGGACGACGAAGCCCGCTGGCTCAAAAAAGGCAAAGAAACCCGCTTTGGCTACAAAAAACACGTTATTACCGACGGCAACGGATTGGTCCTTGCCCTGGAGACCACACCCGCCAACGTCCATGACCATAACCACTTTAACACATTGATAACCAAGGCACAAGTTCCCCCAAAAGTCGCCATCTATGCCGACAAAGCCTACAAATCCAAAGCCCATACCACCTACCTCAAAGCGAAGGGACTTAAAGATAGAGTGTGTTATAAAGCAGTGAAAAACAAACCCTTAACAAAATTACAACTCAAATTCAACCAACTCTGCGGCAAACACCGCTACAAAATAGAGCGCACCTTTGCCGGCACCAAAAGCTGGTTCGGCGGCGGCACCGCCCGCTATGTGGGCATCGCCAAAACCCACGCCCAGCACGCCCTGGAAGCAATTGCATACAACCTGTATAGGTTACCTAAGCTATTAGTAAACAATATGTTAACACCAAAAACGGCACCACCTCAAATGCAGCTATTTTAA
- a CDS encoding HincII family type II restriction endonuclease has protein sequence MNVNYSKLAKSIKGTSVPKPLSGTLSGHAAGEPFDKHVYSEIKKQFPKNTFRQYEYLNDLFSKNPNVIGFQARQNLFNSPTVLFLLSRGKNATDKWSIENPFDEKQNDTADILVVKNDFYEIIDIKTRNVSKSAQPPNIISAFKLAQVCAKMLDNEEFDNFTINYFEIDWLLNNDKLVCQDTHFACLFKVNPENLYINWAAAMQIQFHVSDLDQSFDGSMKSWAKLYLKHFVTQAKKRADDMIKKFVKPFEKYIK, from the coding sequence ATGAACGTAAATTATAGCAAGTTAGCAAAAAGTATAAAAGGTACTTCCGTTCCAAAACCACTTTCGGGAACATTGTCAGGACACGCGGCAGGAGAACCATTTGATAAACACGTTTACAGTGAAATCAAAAAACAATTTCCGAAAAACACTTTTCGCCAATACGAATATCTGAACGATTTGTTTAGTAAAAATCCGAATGTTATCGGTTTTCAAGCAAGGCAAAATTTATTCAATTCGCCAACAGTTTTGTTTTTACTAAGTCGAGGTAAAAACGCAACAGATAAATGGAGTATTGAAAATCCGTTTGACGAAAAACAAAACGATACCGCAGATATTTTAGTTGTAAAAAATGATTTTTACGAAATCATTGATATTAAAACACGTAATGTTTCTAAATCTGCACAACCACCAAACATTATTTCCGCTTTCAAGTTAGCACAAGTCTGTGCAAAAATGTTGGACAACGAAGAGTTTGACAATTTCACAATCAACTATTTTGAAATTGATTGGTTGCTCAACAACGATAAATTGGTTTGTCAAGACACGCATTTCGCTTGTTTATTCAAAGTAAATCCCGAAAACTTATACATAAATTGGGCGGCCGCAATGCAAATTCAGTTTCACGTTAGCGACTTAGACCAATCGTTTGATGGATCAATGAAAAGTTGGGCAAAATTGTATTTGAAACATTTTGTAACACAAGCAAAAAAGCGTGCAGATGATATGATTAAGAAATTCGTGAAACCGTTTGAGAAATACATCAAATAA